A region of the Haemophilus parainfluenzae genome:
CTTGGCGATTATTAATTAAGCGTAAATATGCCAACGCATCTTTAATTTCTTGGCGTTCGAAGAATCGCATTCCACCGTAAATACGATAAGGAATTTGACAACGAATCAACGCTTCTTCAATGACACGAGATTGGCTATTACTACGATATAAAACAGCACAATCATCTAATTTCCCACCGTCATATACCCAGTTTTGGATTTGAGACGCCACGAATTTTGCTTCATCTAACTCATTAAATGCCGCATAAATACCCACTGGCTCGCCCATTTCACCGTCGGTCCATAAATTCTTACCGAGACGATCACTATTATTCGAAATAAGTTGGTTAGCACTTTTCAGAATATTGCCAGTAGAACGATAATTTTGCTCCAAACGAATCGTTTCAGCGTTGAAATCTTTTAGGAATTTTTGAATATTTTCGACTTGCGCACCACGCCAACCATAAATGGATTGGTCATCATCGCCCACAATCATCACTTTGCCCGTATTACCGGCAAGAATTTTGATCCAGGCATATTGGATTTTATTGGTATCTTGAAACTCATCCACCAAAATATGCTGAAAACGTTGCTGATAGCGTTGCAAAATCACCGGCTTTTTAGCAAATAATTCATACGCACGAATTAACAATTCAGCAAAATCCACCAAACCCGCACGATCACAAGTATCTTGATAAATTTGATAAATCTTAATCCACTCTTTTTCCTGGCGATCACCAAAATCATTAATATCTTGCGGTCTTAAACCTTCATCTTTTTTATTATTGATATACCAGCACGCTTGTTTCGGTGGAAATGCTTTATCGTCATAATTGTGCAATTTCATCAAACGTTTCACTAAACGAAGTTGGTCTTCAGAATCCAAAATTTGGAAATCTTGTGGCAAGTTTACATCTAAATGGTGAGCGCGTAATAATCGATGGGCAATGCTATGGAATGTGGCAATCCACATGCCAAATAAATTGGATTGAGCATGTTTGGATAAAGTATCTTGAATACGATGGCGCATTTCAGCAGCGGCTTTATTAGTAAAAGTTACCGCCATAATTCTACCTTCAGAAATATTTTCTACGGCAATCAACCAAGCAATACGGTGAGTCAGTACGCGAGTTTTGCCACTTCCTGCACCAGCAAGCACAAGGTAATTACCAAGTGGTGCTGCCACTGCTTCACGTTGTTTATCATTCAAGCCATCAAGTAATTCTGAAATATCCATTGCTCTTATTTTAATCTGGTTAAATTTACAGGGATTATAGTGGGAATTATATTTTTAAACAATCCTAATGTTTACAAATTTCCTCCGCCCGCTTAATATGAGCGCCCCAAACAAGAACGATAACTAAGATTAAAAAGAGAACCTATATGCCAATTAAAACAACATTAAAATTGACCGCACTTTCTACCCTTGTGGCACTCGCCTTCACGTCTCATGCACAGGCTGAAGGAAAACTCACTGTCTATTGCAGCGTACAAAACATACTATGCGAAAAAGTCACGCAAGCCTTTAGTAAAAAATACAATGTAGATGCACAATTTGTGCGTAATAGTACAGGCGTCGTATTAGGCAAAATTAAAGCTGAAAAAGAAAACCCACAAGCTGATTTCTGGTTTGGTGGCACCATTGAACCTCATCTTCAAGCGGCTGAATTAGGCTTACTTGAATCCTATCGTTCCCCATTACAAAAAGACATCATGCCACAATTTAAATCTTTAATGGAGCAACGTGGTAATTTCACTTCTATTATTTACTTAATGGAACTTGGCATTGGGGTCAATACTAAAAAATTGAAAGAATTGAATATTCCTGCACCAAAATGTTATGCAGATCTGATAAAACCAGAATATCAAGGTCAAATTCAATATCCAGATCCCCGTGTTTCCGGCACGGGCTACTCACTTGTCAGTACTTTTTCCACATTATGGGGAGAAGAAAAAGCCTTTGACTATCTGAAAAAACTAGAACCAAATCTCATGCAACATACCAAAACAGGTCTTGCGAGCAACTATTTGGCTAACGGTACCGTAGCGATTGATTTAGGTTTTATGCTGGTTTACCTGCGTGAGAAGAAAAATGGTGCGCCAGTTGAAGGCATTTTACCATGCGAAGGCGTAGGCTATTCTTTAGGTGGAGCAAGTATCATCAAAGGATCAAGAAACCTCGATAATGCTAAAATGTTTATGGATTTTGTGCTAAGCAAAGAAGCGCAAGAAATTCCGTGGCGAGAATCAGACTCTTATCAACTTCCAACAAATATTCATGCTGAACCGGCTCCTGGTTTCCTACCGGCTAGCAAATTAAAACTAGTGGATATTGATTTTATGAAATTTGGTACGGATCAAGAAGGCAAACACCTGACTCAACGTTGGGTCTCTGAAGTACTCTTAGAGGGTAAATCGCCAAAAGAATAAAAGGAATAAACAAAAAGTGCGGTCAAAATAAGAATGTTTTGACTGCATTTTTTTTAACATATGAAACTAAGCTAAAACAAATCGCTCTTTCCCAGAATAAATATTGGCTTTTCCTGGGCGAGCAAAGCCGATAAGGGAAAGATTGTGTTGTTCAGCCATATTGACGGCAAGATCTGTTGCTGCAGAAATCGCAACAAGTAATTCAATACCACAAGCTACCGATTTTTGAACCATTTCATAACTGGCTCGGCTTGAAACAAGTACAAATCCTTGCGGTTGATTTTGTTTAGCATGCCAGCCGATTAATTTATCTAGCGCTACATGTCGCCCGACATCCTCTCGAATCGCCAGTAAATTACCAGACAAATCAAAAAAGGCCGCTGCATGTGTTGCTCCTGTTTCTTTTCCGAGTTCTTGATTGGCTTGTAATTGTTCTAAGCAGCCATCTAATAAATTTAAATTAAATTGGAAAGTGCGGTCTAATTTTGGCAATTTTTTATAAACTTGTGAGATTTGTTCTGTGCCGCAAATGCCACATCCTGTTCTGCCTGTTAATGTTCGACGATGATCTTTTAATGCCACAAATTGACGGCTAGATAATTCAATTTGCACTTCAATACCATTGCATACTTCCACCACATCAATGCCATAAATATCTGCTTTTTTCTCAATAATACCTTCTGCGAGTGAAAAGCCTAAAGCAAAATCCTCTAAATCTCGTGGAGAACACATCATGACGGTATGCGCAATACCATTATAGACAAGTGAAACAGGGACTTCCGCAGCCAAACTATCTTGTTTTTCCACTAAAAGTGCGGTCGGATTTTCAGGTGTTTTTTTAAAAAAATTGATTGTTTTTTGGATTATCCAGTGCATTATTTTTCCCAATAAAATAGTTGTAGCAAAAATGTTACGATTTTTTAACAAAAAATGCTTATTTTGTGATCTAGCTCAAGTTTTAAAACGATTATAACAAGTTTTGATTATGGATTTTTGGTTAAAAAATAGTTAAAATCGGCTCCGTTTAAATTGGTCATTATTATAATCAATTTAATGGTTGATACGTTATTTTAACGAAATCAAATAAATTATCTATACGAATTTATACTATCGAAATATCTTAACGGTTCGCCGTTATGAAGGAGTGATTATGCAGGTCTCTAGACGTAAGTTCTTTAAGATCTGTGCAGGTGGTATGGCGGGGACGTCTGCGGCAATGTTGGGCTTTGCACCATCATCGGTCTTAGCAGCACCACGTGAATACAAATTATTACGGGCGTTTGAATCCCGTAACACCTGTACATATTGTGCAGTGAGCTGTGGTATGTTGTTATATAGCACAGGCAAACCTTACGATGCTTTAAGCAGCCATACAGGCACCAATACCCGTTCTAAATTATTCCACCTTGAAGGTGACCCAGACCATCCGGTAAGCCGTGGGGCATTATGTCCTAAAGGTGCTGGCGCGTTGGACTATGTTAATAGTGAAAGCCGTGCATTATACCCTGAATATCGAGCACCGGGTTCTGACAAATGGGTTCGCCTTTCTTGGGAAGAAGCAATCAAACGCATTTCTCGTTTACTTAAAGATGACCGTGATGCTAACTTTGTTGAAAAAGATGCAAGTGGCAAAACCGTTAACCGTTGGACTTCTACTGGTATTATGACCGCCTCCGCCATGAGCAACGAGGCCGCACTTCTTACTCATAAATGGGTGCGTATGTTGGGCATGGTGCCGATGTGTAACCAAGCGAATACTTGACACGGACCAACGGTAGCAAGTCTTGCTCCATCATTTGGTCGCGGTGCCATGACAAACAACTGGGTTGACATCAAAAACGCCAATCTTATTCTTGTTCAAGGTGGTAACCCTGCTGAAGCTCACCCTGTTGGCTTCCGTTGGGCGATCGAAGCGAAGAAAAACGGTGCGAAAATCATCGTGGTTGACCCTCGCTTTAACCGTACAGCTTCTGTAGCTGACCTTCATGCGCCAATTCGTTCCGGTTCTGATATCGCATTCTTAATGGGTGTGATCCGTTACTTATTGGAAACTAATCAAATTCAACACGAATACGTTAAACACTATACCAATGCTTCATTCTTAGTTGATGAAGGCTTCAAATTTGAAGATGGTTTATTCGTAGGTTTTGATGAAGAAAAACGTGCTTACGATAAATCAAAATGGAATTATCAATTTGATGAGAATGGTTTTGCTAAACGTGATATGACCTTACAAGATCCACGCTGTGTGATTAATATCTTGAAAGATCACGTTTCTCGCTATACCCCAGAAATGGTTGAACGTATCACAGGTGTAAAACAAAAACTCTTCTTACAAATCTGTGAAGAAATTGGTAAAACCTCTGCACCGAATAAAACCATGACGCACTTGTATGCGTTAGGCTTTACTGAGCACACAATCGGTACACAAAACATTCGCTCAATGGCGATGATTCAATTACTCTTAGGTAATATGGGGATGCCAGGTGGCGGTATTAATGCATTGCGTGGACACTCAAACGTTCAAGGTACAACAGATATGGGCTTATTGCCGATGTCTTTACCAGGTTATATGCGTCTACCAAATGACAAAGATAGCTCTTACGAACAATACATTAATGCGATTACGCCAAAAGATATCGTACCGAACCAAGTAAACTACTATCGTAATACGTCGAAATTCTTCGTGAGTATGATGAAAACGTTCTATGGTGATAAAGCAACCAAAGAAAATGGTTGGGGTTTCGATTTCTTACCAAAAGCAGACCGCTTATACGACCCTATCACTCATGTTAAGTTAATGAATGATGGCAAATTGAACGGTTGGATTTTACAAGGTTTCAACGTATTAAACTCATTACCGAACAAAAACAAAACTGTTGCAGGTATGAGCAAATTGAAATTCTTAATCGTAATGGATCCGCTTCAAACTGAATCTTCTGAATTCTGGAAAAACTTTGGTGAATCAAACAATGTGAATCCAGCAGATATTCAAACTGAAGTATTCCGTTTACCAACCACCTGTTTCGCAGAAGAAGATGGTTCTATTGCTAACTCTGGTCGTTGGGCACAATGGCACTGGAAAGGCTGTGACCAACCAGGTGAAGCGTTACCAGATGTTGAAATTCTTTCTATGATTCGTGAAGAAATGCATCACCTTTATCAAAAAGAAGGTGGTCGTGGTATCGAATCTTTCGAAGCAATGACTTGGAACTATGCTCAACCGCATTCACCAAGTTCTGTAGAATTAGCAAAAGAATTGAATGGTTACGCACTTGCTGATCTTCTCGATGCAGATGGCAACGTCATGTATAAAAAAGGTCAATTACTTAACGGATTCGCTCACTTACGTGATGATGGTACAACTTCATCAGGTAACTGGATCTATGTGGGTCAATGGACTGAAAAAGGTAACCAAACTGCAAACCGTGACAACTCTGACCCATCAGGTTTAGGTTGTACATTAGGTTGGGGCTTCGCATGGCCGGCAAACCGTCGTATCCTTTACAGCCGTGCTTCACTTGATATTAACGGTAATCCTTGGGATAAACACCGTCAATTAATCAAATGGAACGGTAAAAACTGGAACTGGTTAGATGTAGCTGACTATGGTACGCAACCACCAGGTTCTGATGCAGGTCCATTTATTATGTCTGCAGAAGGTGTAGGTCGTTTATTTGCTGTAGATAAAATTACAACGGGTCCATTACCTGAACACTATGAACCAATTGAAAGTCCGATTGACACTAACCCACTACACCCAAGTGTAGTTTCTGATCCGACTGTTCGTATTTATAAAGAAGACCGTGAATTTATCGGTTCAAACAAAGACTTCCCTTATGTGGCAACAACTTATCGTTTGACCGAGCACTTCCACAGTTGGACGGCTCAATCTGCGTTAAATATCATCGCTCAACCACAACAATTCGTGGAAATTGGTGAGAAATTAGCAGCAGAAAAAGGCATCCAAAAAGGTGATATGGTGAAAATTACTTCTCGCCGTGGCTACATTAAAGCCGTTGCAGTAGTAACAAAACGTTTGAAAGACTTAGAAGTCGACGGGCGTACCGTACATCACGTGGGTATTCCAATTCACTGGAATATGAAAGCCTTAAATGGTAAAGGTAACCGTGGTTTCTCCACCAACACCTTAACACCATCTTGGGGTGAAGCAGTCACTCAAACACCAGAATATAAAACATTCTTGGTAAACATTGAGAAAGCGGAGGCATAATATGGCAGGAAGTGGTCAAGGCGTTCAATCGCAAGACATTATCAAGGTCTCCGCTACGTCTGGTTTAACACCAGCACCTCAAGCGCGTGATCATAAAGTTGAAGTAGCAAAATTAATCGACGTATCCACCTGTATCGGTTGTAAAGCCTGTCAGGTGGGCTGTTCAGAGTGGAATGACATCCGTTCTGATGTTAATGCTCAATGTGTGGGGATCTACGATAACCCAGTAGATCTCAACGCAAAAGCATGGACGGTAATGCGCTTTAACGAAGTAGAAGAAAATGATCGTTTAGAATGGTTAATCCGTAAAGATGGTTGTATGCACTGTTCAGAACCAGGCTGTTTAAAAGCTTGTCCTGCACCAGGTGCAATCATCCAATATGCGAACGGTATCGTGGATTTCCAATCTGATAAATGTATCGGTTGTGGTTACTGTATCGCTGGTTGTCCGTTCAACATTCCACGTATGAACCCAGACGACAATCGCGTGTATAAATGTACCCTTTGTGTGGATCGTGTTTCTGTAGGCCAAGAACCGGCTTGCGTGAAAACATGTCCAACCGGTGCAATTCGTTTTGGTTCTAAAGAAGAAATGAAACTTTACGCAGAACAACGTGTTGCTGACTTAAAAGCGCGTGGTTACGAAAACGCAGGCATCTACGACCCTGAAGGCGTAGGTGGTACACACGTAATGTATGTATTACACCATGCTGATAAACCAGAACTTTATTCAGGATTACCAAAAGATCCACAAATCGACCCAACAGTTACCTTGTGGAAAGATATCTTGAAACCAGTAGCCGCTGTGGCAATGGGTGGTTTAGCGCTTGCTGAAATCGGTCACTACTTAGCTGTAGGTCCAAACGTAGAAGAAGATGTGGAAGATCATCACCACACATTTGAAGAAGAAGATAGAAAAGGGGGCAAAGATGAGTAAGATTGAGATTAGCAATGATACTCGAATCATTCGTCATAGAACGCCTGCTCGTTTTAGCCACTGGCTACTCGTAATCTGCTTCTTTATGACGATGTTCACTGGTGTGGCTTTCTTCTTCCCAGATTTTGCGTGGTTAACTGAGATTTTAGGTACCCCGCAACTGGCACGAGCAATTCACCCGTTCACCGGTATCATTATGTTCGTTGCCTTTATTTTCCTTGGCTATCTTTACTGGGATCACAACATTCCAGAGAAAAACGATATCCGCTGGTTAAAAGGCATGCTTGAAGTATTGAAAGGAAATGAACATGCTGTTGCTTATAACGGTAAGTATAACCTTGGTCAAAAAATGTTATTCTGGACATTGAACTTGGCGATGGTTACCTTGCTTGTAACCGGCATCATTATGTGGCGTCAATATTTCTCACACTACTTCTCTATCCCAGTGTTGCGTTTTGCGATTTTACTTCACTCACTAAGTGCATTCATGTTGTTCACCGGTATCTTGGTACACATGTACATGGCATTCTGGGTGAAAGGCTCCATTCGTGGTATCGTGGAAGGCTGGGTAACCGTTCGCTGGGCGAAAAAACACCACCCTAAATGGTATAACGACGAAGTACTTCCTAAGCTAGAAGAAGATCTTAAAAACGAGGCTGAAGGTAAAAAAGTAAAAACCAAAGCATTGTTCAAAGGTATCAATGGCTAAAATCAAAAAGTGCGGTTAAAATGACCGCACTTTTTCTTATCAATACTTAAGAGACTATTATGAGTATCAAAATCTTATCTGCAGACGAAATCAAACAAAAAACGAATTCATACGATATTCCGCCTGTGCTATTTGCTAACCCTAAAAATCTTTATCAACGTCGTGCAAAACGTTTAAGAGAATTAGCGAAAGATCATCCATTGGCTGATTATTTACTCTTTGCTGCAGATGTTGTGGAAAGCCAATTAAGCGTATTTGAAAAAAATCCATTAGAAAAACAGCATTTCGATAATTTAAATGAACTTGAACCGTTAAATACTAAAACATTTAAACGCTCAAGCATTTGGATTGAATATCTCAAAGAAATTTTACATAGCATTAAACCAAAAGCAAATGAACAGGTTCTTGCTACCATTGAAAATCTTGAAAAAGCCTCAGAGAAAGAGCTTGAAGAGATGGCTAGCCATCTTTTAAGCCAAGAATTTAATTTAGTGAGCACAGATAAAGCTGTCTTTATCTGGGCGGCACTTTCTCTTTATTGGTTACAATTGGCTCAACAAATTCCTCATAACAGCCGCCAAGAAGGCACAGATAACCTACATTACTGCCCTGTTTGTGGTTCTGCACCCGTGTCAAGTGTTGTCCATATCGGTACTTCACAAGGTTTACGCTATTTGCACTGCAATCTCTGTGAAAGTGAGTGGAATTTAGTGCGCGCACAATGCACAAACTGCAATGAACACAAAAATCTTGAAATGTGGTCATTAAATGAAGAGCTTGCACTCATTCGTGCTGAAACCTGTGGCGATTGCCAAAGCTATTTAAAAATCATGTTCCAAGAAAAAGATCCGAATGTTGAAGCGGTAGCAGATGATTTAGCATCAATTTTCTTAGATATTGAAATGGAAGAAAAAGGCTTCGCTCGCAGTGGATTAAATCCATTTGTCTTCCCTGCAGAAGAAGTGTAATGTCTTATTTTTCAGGTAAACAAAGTGCGGTCAAAATTGATCGCACTTTTTCATTCTAGAGATAACATGCCATCACGACAGCATTTTCTCGTCCACCATCTGGTTTGGGATAATAATTCTTACGAATATCAACCTCATTAAATCCCAGCTTTTCATAAAGGAATCGAGCAGGATTCGATTCACGCACTTCAAGCCAAAGCGTTTGAATGCCTTTCTCTTTAAGCTTATCCATTAAACCTTGCAATAAAAACGAACCGTAGCCCTTTCCTTGTTGAGCGGGGTCAATCGCAATATTAAATAATGTGGCTTCATCTAATACCGTTTGGCAAATAGCAAAACCCAGCACTTTCTCCTTTTCCACTAATTTCAAATTGAGATAACGCTCGCCGACATTATTTTTCAATGTTCCCAATGACCAAGGCACAAGATGTGCTGCTTGTTCAATTTCATATAAGCGATCCATATCGTATTCTTCAATAGGAAAAAGAGAAGGCATCATGATTAAATTTGTTGGATTTGTTGCCAAAGCTCACGCTTAGCTTGGCTATTTTGCTGGAATTGTTGCCAATCAACAGAGCGATAAACACGCTCTGCATTTAAGCAATAAGGCAAAGTGCGGTCGATTTCATCAGCATTTTCAGCCAATAACCAATACCGCACAGAATGCTGTAAAGTAATATGTTGGATTTGAGCGAAATTCAGGCAAAGACAATCTTCTTTTTTGAGCTCTAGCGCAAGTCGAACATCTGCAAAAAGTGGTGAACTCGAAAGATTATCATTGGCCACCACAATAAATTTCACTTGTTCTGAAACACTCACACCTACCGCCCCTTGCAATACTTCTGGACGATAGAGCTGCCAACGGGTTATCCCCATTTCATTTAAAAGAAGATTGCGTCTATCCATAGATTAACGAGCGATAGTATCTAACGGATAATCTCTTAAACCATTAACAATCGCTTTTTCTTGCGCATCTGTTGGTTTTTCTTGATACGCTTTTAAGCTACGGAAAGAAAGAATGTTTTTCGCTTGATAAATCACGGCGATAAAACGTTGGAAATCTTTACCATCACAAGCATAGTAAACATCTGAAGCGTTACCAATCATTTTTAACTCACATACTTTTTTGTTTGCATCAAGATATTTTGTTGTTAATGCAGGAACATGAGAAACATCTTTTAAATAATAGGTTTCACTCATAATGAATTTACGATTACTACGATCTACGCTTGCTGCACCACTTAAGAAACGCGGATCTTCTGATTTATCAAAGGCTTTTGTTTGTTTATAGAATTTCTCACCATTGAATGTGACTTCTTGGTTACCTTTTTTAATGCGCTCAAACTGTGCATCTAAGCTTTGTGCTTGTGCCGCTGATAATTCAACCGTTGAGCTAGTTGGTAAGGTTGAAGGTTGTTGCTTGCTACCTTGAAGTTGTTCGATTAATTGACAGCCGGACAATAAACTTGCCATTGCGACTGCAGTGATGATTTTTTTCATAAATAATTCCTTAATAAATACGTTTAAATCGTTTTCTTTTGTTAGAATAGCGCGTAATTTTAACCAATAAACCACAGGATTTAAAGCGTGATTTCTCTCGAAAGCGAAGTTTTACAACGCCATCTTCCCCTTTTTAGCGGTAAATCAATTCTTCTTGCCGGCGGCATTAATGATGATTTTCCTCAAATATTGCAAAAACATTGCCAATCCGTGCAGGTTTGGAGTTGGTATTTTGATTATGCCAAAACCCAAAGTGCGGTCAATTTTGAGGTTGAATTTCAGCCGCAAGCCGATTTGATTATTTATTATTGGACGAAGAATAAACAAGAAGTGAATTTTCAGCTGATGCAACTACTCGCCAAAAGTAAAATTGGTCAAGAAGTGTTAATTATCGGTGAAAATCGTTGTGGTGTCCGCTCTGCTGAAAAACTGCTTGAACCTTATGGTGAAATTGGCAAAATCGACTCTGCGCGTCGTTGCGGTTTATACCATTTTTCCTTACAAAAACAACCGCACTTTGATCTTCAATCTTATTGGAAATCCTATCAAAATGATGCATTAGGTGATCTCCGTATTTACAGCTTGCCGGGTGTATTCAGTGCCAATGAACTTGATAGTGGCACGTCGCTTCTACTTTCTACCCTAACATCACCAATTCAAGGCAAAGTATTAGATGTTGGTTGTGGTGCGGGTGTCATTGGTTCCATGATCAAAAAACATCATCCTAAAGCGGATGTTACAATGACTGATATTCATGCAATGGCAATTCAATCTGCTCGTCAAACGCTTGCTGAAAATCAGCTTGAAGGTCAGGTTATCGCAAGCGATGTGTTTTCCCACATTGAGGGAAAATTTGATCTGATTATTTCAAACCCACCTTTCCACGATGGAGTTGATACCGCTTATCGTGCGGTGAAAGAACTTATTCAACAGGCTAAATGGCATTTAACGGCAGGCGGAGAACTACGTATCGTTGCTAATGCATTTCTACCCTATCCCGATTTATTAGCACA
Encoded here:
- the uvrD gene encoding DNA helicase II, with product MDISELLDGLNDKQREAVAAPLGNYLVLAGAGSGKTRVLTHRIAWLIAVENISEGRIMAVTFTNKAAAEMRHRIQDTLSKHAQSNLFGMWIATFHSIAHRLLRAHHLDVNLPQDFQILDSEDQLRLVKRLMKLHNYDDKAFPPKQACWYINNKKDEGLRPQDINDFGDRQEKEWIKIYQIYQDTCDRAGLVDFAELLIRAYELFAKKPVILQRYQQRFQHILVDEFQDTNKIQYAWIKILAGNTGKVMIVGDDDQSIYGWRGAQVENIQKFLKDFNAETIRLEQNYRSTGNILKSANQLISNNSDRLGKNLWTDGEMGEPVGIYAAFNELDEAKFVASQIQNWVYDGGKLDDCAVLYRSNSQSRVIEEALIRCQIPYRIYGGMRFFERQEIKDALAYLRLINNRQDDAAFERVINTPTRGIGDRTLDVLRNLTRERQITLWQAVQVATQENMLTGRASTALLRFQELINSLQVDTAEMPLFAQTDFVIKHSGLYDMYKQEKGEKGEVRIENLEELVTATREFIKPDEAEDMTDLTAFLTHASLEAGEEQASPHQSCVEMMTLHSAKGLEFPRVFMVGVEEGVFPSFRSFEEPGRLEEERRLAYVGITRAKQKLTICYAESRRVYTKEERHLPSRFITELPPECIQEIRLRGTVARALNQAKVGSLSMSLPENEWKMGQKVKHEKFGFGTVINVEGSDNNTRLQIAFQAQGIKWLIAHLAKLEKVR
- a CDS encoding ABC transporter substrate-binding protein, with translation MPIKTTLKLTALSTLVALAFTSHAQAEGKLTVYCSVQNILCEKVTQAFSKKYNVDAQFVRNSTGVVLGKIKAEKENPQADFWFGGTIEPHLQAAELGLLESYRSPLQKDIMPQFKSLMEQRGNFTSIIYLMELGIGVNTKKLKELNIPAPKCYADLIKPEYQGQIQYPDPRVSGTGYSLVSTFSTLWGEEKAFDYLKKLEPNLMQHTKTGLASNYLANGTVAIDLGFMLVYLREKKNGAPVEGILPCEGVGYSLGGASIIKGSRNLDNAKMFMDFVLSKEAQEIPWRESDSYQLPTNIHAEPAPGFLPASKLKLVDIDFMKFGTDQEGKHLTQRWVSEVLLEGKSPKE
- the fdhD gene encoding formate dehydrogenase accessory sulfurtransferase FdhD, giving the protein MHWIIQKTINFFKKTPENPTALLVEKQDSLAAEVPVSLVYNGIAHTVMMCSPRDLEDFALGFSLAEGIIEKKADIYGIDVVEVCNGIEVQIELSSRQFVALKDHRRTLTGRTGCGICGTEQISQVYKKLPKLDRTFQFNLNLLDGCLEQLQANQELGKETGATHAAAFFDLSGNLLAIREDVGRHVALDKLIGWHAKQNQPQGFVLVSSRASYEMVQKSVACGIELLVAISAATDLAVNMAEQHNLSLIGFARPGKANIYSGKERFVLA
- the fdnG gene encoding formate dehydrogenase-N subunit alpha produces the protein MQVSRRKFFKICAGGMAGTSAAMLGFAPSSVLAAPREYKLLRAFESRNTCTYCAVSCGMLLYSTGKPYDALSSHTGTNTRSKLFHLEGDPDHPVSRGALCPKGAGALDYVNSESRALYPEYRAPGSDKWVRLSWEEAIKRISRLLKDDRDANFVEKDASGKTVNRWTSTGIMTASAMSNEAALLTHKWVRMLGMVPMCNQANTUHGPTVASLAPSFGRGAMTNNWVDIKNANLILVQGGNPAEAHPVGFRWAIEAKKNGAKIIVVDPRFNRTASVADLHAPIRSGSDIAFLMGVIRYLLETNQIQHEYVKHYTNASFLVDEGFKFEDGLFVGFDEEKRAYDKSKWNYQFDENGFAKRDMTLQDPRCVINILKDHVSRYTPEMVERITGVKQKLFLQICEEIGKTSAPNKTMTHLYALGFTEHTIGTQNIRSMAMIQLLLGNMGMPGGGINALRGHSNVQGTTDMGLLPMSLPGYMRLPNDKDSSYEQYINAITPKDIVPNQVNYYRNTSKFFVSMMKTFYGDKATKENGWGFDFLPKADRLYDPITHVKLMNDGKLNGWILQGFNVLNSLPNKNKTVAGMSKLKFLIVMDPLQTESSEFWKNFGESNNVNPADIQTEVFRLPTTCFAEEDGSIANSGRWAQWHWKGCDQPGEALPDVEILSMIREEMHHLYQKEGGRGIESFEAMTWNYAQPHSPSSVELAKELNGYALADLLDADGNVMYKKGQLLNGFAHLRDDGTTSSGNWIYVGQWTEKGNQTANRDNSDPSGLGCTLGWGFAWPANRRILYSRASLDINGNPWDKHRQLIKWNGKNWNWLDVADYGTQPPGSDAGPFIMSAEGVGRLFAVDKITTGPLPEHYEPIESPIDTNPLHPSVVSDPTVRIYKEDREFIGSNKDFPYVATTYRLTEHFHSWTAQSALNIIAQPQQFVEIGEKLAAEKGIQKGDMVKITSRRGYIKAVAVVTKRLKDLEVDGRTVHHVGIPIHWNMKALNGKGNRGFSTNTLTPSWGEAVTQTPEYKTFLVNIEKAEA
- the fdxH gene encoding formate dehydrogenase subunit beta, which codes for MAGSGQGVQSQDIIKVSATSGLTPAPQARDHKVEVAKLIDVSTCIGCKACQVGCSEWNDIRSDVNAQCVGIYDNPVDLNAKAWTVMRFNEVEENDRLEWLIRKDGCMHCSEPGCLKACPAPGAIIQYANGIVDFQSDKCIGCGYCIAGCPFNIPRMNPDDNRVYKCTLCVDRVSVGQEPACVKTCPTGAIRFGSKEEMKLYAEQRVADLKARGYENAGIYDPEGVGGTHVMYVLHHADKPELYSGLPKDPQIDPTVTLWKDILKPVAAVAMGGLALAEIGHYLAVGPNVEEDVEDHHHTFEEEDRKGGKDE
- a CDS encoding formate dehydrogenase subunit gamma; protein product: MSKIEISNDTRIIRHRTPARFSHWLLVICFFMTMFTGVAFFFPDFAWLTEILGTPQLARAIHPFTGIIMFVAFIFLGYLYWDHNIPEKNDIRWLKGMLEVLKGNEHAVAYNGKYNLGQKMLFWTLNLAMVTLLVTGIIMWRQYFSHYFSIPVLRFAILLHSLSAFMLFTGILVHMYMAFWVKGSIRGIVEGWVTVRWAKKHHPKWYNDEVLPKLEEDLKNEAEGKKVKTKALFKGING
- the fdhE gene encoding formate dehydrogenase accessory protein FdhE — its product is MSIKILSADEIKQKTNSYDIPPVLFANPKNLYQRRAKRLRELAKDHPLADYLLFAADVVESQLSVFEKNPLEKQHFDNLNELEPLNTKTFKRSSIWIEYLKEILHSIKPKANEQVLATIENLEKASEKELEEMASHLLSQEFNLVSTDKAVFIWAALSLYWLQLAQQIPHNSRQEGTDNLHYCPVCGSAPVSSVVHIGTSQGLRYLHCNLCESEWNLVRAQCTNCNEHKNLEMWSLNEELALIRAETCGDCQSYLKIMFQEKDPNVEAVADDLASIFLDIEMEEKGFARSGLNPFVFPAEEV
- the rimI gene encoding ribosomal protein S18-alanine N-acetyltransferase produces the protein MPSLFPIEEYDMDRLYEIEQAAHLVPWSLGTLKNNVGERYLNLKLVEKEKVLGFAICQTVLDEATLFNIAIDPAQQGKGYGSFLLQGLMDKLKEKGIQTLWLEVRESNPARFLYEKLGFNEVDIRKNYYPKPDGGRENAVVMACYL
- a CDS encoding DNA polymerase III subunit psi, with translation MDRRNLLLNEMGITRWQLYRPEVLQGAVGVSVSEQVKFIVVANDNLSSSPLFADVRLALELKKEDCLCLNFAQIQHITLQHSVRYWLLAENADEIDRTLPYCLNAERVYRSVDWQQFQQNSQAKRELWQQIQQI